One Callospermophilus lateralis isolate mCalLat2 chromosome 6, mCalLat2.hap1, whole genome shotgun sequence genomic region harbors:
- the Calhm6 gene encoding calcium homeostasis modulator protein 6 — protein MEKFKTVLDLHLKYSSALGYGLVTLLTASGERIFSTVVFQCPCSATWNLPYGLVFLLVPALVLFLLGCVLRARTWRLLTGCCAPGAGVRCSSGLRGAKVFAHISVAAALAPLTWVAVALLGGSFYECAASGSKVLEPYLCRNRRGCTDQLPLVPCSKDQKSDLQDLLKELKAQSQVLGWILIAVVIIVVVIVTSVCRCLSPVSFLQLKFWKIYLEKEQEIFKSQAKEHATELAKENIKCFFEHSHPKEYNTPSVKDWQQISTLYTFNPKDQYYSMLHKYVNRKESDSIKSSEGDVMLPVLSFVDSSGINSSPGL, from the exons ATGGAAAAGTTTAAGACAGTGCTGGACCTGCACCTCAAGTACAGTAGCGCGCTGGGTTATGGCCTGGTGACACTGTTGACGGCAAGCGGGGAGCGCATCTTCTCCACTGTGGTGTTCCAGTGCCCCTGCAGCGCCACCTGGAACCTGCCCTACGGCTTGGTCTTCCTGTTGGTGCCAGCGCTTGTGCTCTTCCTCCTGGGCTGTGTGCTGAGAGCTCGCACGTGGCGCCTACTGACCGGCTGCTGCGCGCCCGGCGCGGGTGTGAGGTGCAGCTCCGGGCTGCGGGGCGCGAAGGTGTTCGCACATATCAGCGTGGCTGCAGCGCTCGCACCCCTCACCTGGGTGGCCGTGGCGCTGCTTGGGGGCTCATTCTATGAATGCGCAGCCAGCGGGAGCAAGGTCTTGGAGCCGTACCTGTGCAGAAACCGCAGAGGCTGCACCGACCAGCTACCGCTGGTTCCCTGCAGCAAGGACCAGAAGTCCGACCTCCAAGACCTCCTGAAGGAACTCAAGGCTCAGTCGCAG GTGCTGGGCTGGATCCTCATAGCAGTTGTTATTATCGTGGTTGTGATAGTTACATCTGTCTGCCGATGCCTGTCTCCAGTTAGTTTTCTGCAGCTGAAATTTTGGAAAATTTATTTGGAGAAAGAGCAGGAGATCTTTAAAAGTCAAGCCAAGGAGCATGCCACTGAATTggcaaaagaaaatattaaatgtttCTTTGAGCACTCGCATCCAAAAGAATACAACACCCCAAGTGTTAAAGACTGGCAGCAAATTTCAACACTATATACTTTCAATCCAAAGGACCAGTACTACAGCATGTTGCACAAATATGTTAACAGAAAGGAGAGTGACAGTATCAAATCTTCTGAAGGAGATGTAATGCTTCCTGTTCTTAGCTTTGTAGATTCTTCTGGTATAAATAGCTCTCCTGGGTTGTGA